A window of Sulfurimonas gotlandica GD1 contains these coding sequences:
- a CDS encoding polysaccharide biosynthesis protein translates to MFNNKILLITGGTGSFGNAVLRSFLNTDIKEIRIFSRDELKQDNMRKKYNNDKLKFYIGDVRDVNSLEDAIKGVDYIFHAAALKQVPSCEFYPMQAVATNIIGTENVLNTSIRYKVEKVIVLSTDKAVYPINAMGISKAMMEKVMIAKSRNINDDETIICCTRYGNVMASRGSVIPLFIEQIKNNKEITITDPNMTRFMMSLDEAVDLVMFAFKNGKNGDVFVQKSPAVTIELLVNTLKNIFNKSEQIIKVIGTRHGEKLYETLLTREEMVHAVDMDEYYRIPADTRDLNYHKFYEEGEDIREVEDYNSHNTKRLSEDEMKEMLFSLKEIEEDLKKFAIRGEKQ, encoded by the coding sequence ATGTTTAATAATAAAATACTGTTAATTACAGGGGGAACAGGTTCTTTTGGAAATGCAGTTTTACGTAGTTTTTTAAATACTGATATAAAAGAAATTAGAATTTTTTCCAGAGATGAATTAAAACAAGACAATATGAGAAAAAAATATAATAATGATAAATTAAAATTTTATATTGGAGATGTTAGGGATGTTAATTCTTTAGAAGACGCAATCAAGGGCGTAGATTATATATTCCATGCTGCTGCTCTTAAGCAGGTGCCTTCTTGTGAGTTTTATCCAATGCAAGCAGTCGCAACTAATATTATAGGTACTGAAAATGTGTTAAACACTTCTATTAGATATAAAGTTGAAAAAGTTATAGTTCTTAGTACCGATAAAGCAGTTTACCCAATAAATGCTATGGGTATTAGTAAGGCTATGATGGAAAAAGTTATGATTGCTAAATCAAGAAATATTAATGACGATGAAACTATAATCTGTTGTACTAGATACGGAAATGTTATGGCAAGTAGGGGTTCCGTTATACCTCTTTTTATAGAACAAATTAAAAATAACAAGGAAATAACTATTACAGATCCTAATATGACTAGATTTATGATGAGCTTAGATGAAGCTGTTGATTTGGTTATGTTCGCCTTTAAAAATGGAAAAAATGGAGATGTTTTTGTACAAAAATCTCCGGCAGTAACTATTGAACTTTTGGTCAATACATTAAAAAATATTTTTAATAAAAGTGAGCAAATTATAAAAGTTATTGGTACCAGACATGGTGAAAAACTTTATGAAACTCTTTTAACAAGAGAGGAAATGGTTCATGCAGTAGATATGGATGAGTATTATAGAATACCAGCTGATACAAGAGATCTAAATTATCATAAATTTTATGAAGAGGGTGAAGATATAAGAGAAGTGGAAGATTATAACTCTCATAATACCAAAAGACTAAGCGAAGATGAGATGAAAGAAATGTTGTTTAGCTTGAAAGAGATAGAAGAAGATTTAAAGAAGTTTGCAATTAGAGGGGAAAAGCAATGA
- a CDS encoding glycosyltransferase family 4 protein, with product MKKVAIVLNSAWQAYNFRFNLARSLKNANYEVCFIAPYDEKYSKLIEEEFNFHHIKIDAKGINPVSDLKTMVSLYKLYKRIKPDIVLNFTIKPNIYSSIVTGVLDIKVISNITGLGTIFIKQTLVTKVAKLLYKIALGFNNKVFFQNSDDMNLFIDNSLIKKEKTDLLPGSGVDLNKFIPIVKKSDDKLKFLLIARLLKDKGILEYIEAIKIIKNKYENIEFQILGAVGVENNTAITEEELQVWIDNKLINYLGVTDNVQDVISEADCIVLPSYREGTPRSLLEACAMEKPIIATNVVGCKEVVDDGVNGYLCEVKDSKNLADKIEMIINLSDEQREEMGKAGREKIVREFDEKIVLKRYLESINEIILKDTDV from the coding sequence ATGAAAAAAGTAGCTATTGTATTGAACTCAGCTTGGCAAGCTTATAATTTTAGATTTAATCTAGCAAGAAGCCTAAAAAACGCTAATTATGAAGTTTGTTTCATAGCCCCATATGATGAAAAGTACAGTAAATTGATAGAAGAAGAATTTAACTTTCACCATATAAAGATAGATGCTAAAGGAATAAACCCTGTTAGTGATTTAAAAACTATGGTTTCTTTGTATAAATTATACAAACGCATAAAACCTGATATTGTGTTGAATTTTACAATCAAACCGAATATATACAGTTCTATAGTTACTGGAGTATTAGATATTAAAGTTATAAGTAATATTACTGGATTAGGCACTATATTTATCAAACAAACTCTTGTAACCAAGGTGGCAAAGTTATTATACAAGATAGCACTTGGATTTAATAATAAAGTATTTTTTCAAAATAGTGATGATATGAACTTATTTATTGATAATAGTTTAATAAAAAAAGAAAAAACAGATTTACTACCAGGTAGTGGAGTTGATTTAAATAAATTTATCCCGATTGTGAAAAAAAGCGATGATAAACTTAAGTTCTTATTAATAGCGAGACTTTTGAAAGATAAAGGTATTTTAGAGTATATTGAAGCTATAAAAATAATTAAGAATAAATATGAGAATATAGAGTTTCAAATATTAGGGGCTGTAGGTGTTGAGAATAATACAGCGATAACGGAAGAAGAGCTGCAGGTTTGGATTGATAATAAACTTATTAATTACTTGGGTGTTACTGATAATGTGCAAGACGTCATTTCAGAAGCTGATTGTATCGTATTACCATCATATAGAGAAGGTACACCTAGAAGTTTACTCGAAGCTTGTGCTATGGAAAAGCCGATTATAGCTACAAATGTCGTTGGATGCAAAGAAGTTGTGGATGATGGAGTAAATGGATATTTGTGTGAAGTTAAAGATAGTAAAAACCTAGCTGATAAAATTGAAATGATAATAAACTTATCAGATGAACAGAGAGAAGAGATGGGTAAAGCTGGTAGAGAGAAAATAGTTCGAGAGTTTGATGAAAAAATTGTTCTTAAGAGATATTTAGAAAGCATAAATGAAATTATTTTAAAGGATACAGATGTTTAA
- the asnB gene encoding asparagine synthase (glutamine-hydrolyzing), with product MCGIAGTINLNNPNLELIKNSLLHRGPDEQAIHKHKNINLIHTRLSIQDISNGHQPFEYKEYVIVFNGEIYNHLDLRQEYLRDFSFTTNSDTETLLYLYIKYQNKMFDMLDGMFAFAILNKSSNKIIFSRDRAGKKPLYVYKDSDSLMFASELNTIKAGITNLNIDEDEIYSYIRNGFFFKSKTPYKNVFEVEAGLVYEIDCQSLDIKKENYFDILDFYKKDKVNDYEHAKETLDEILHKSVKDRLLSSDLEVGAFLSGGIDSSLIVAVASEYIQNLKTFTVKFDGAFDESHLAKLTAKKYNTQHYELSISMNLKDDIEKILLNYGEPFMDSSAIPSYYVSQEAKKYVTVILNGDGADELFGGYRRYVPSANNLLSVASYFSSLTKLLPKPHNKKSIYNYAYRLLAMSGKKGLDFYNSATNDIFEDIYSFENNHTFSEMNSFINSVENENISSLSKMLYMDFNLILQSDLLKKMDIATMAHSLEGRSPFLSKYMLEFVPTLSDKYKINGKTTKYILRDLAKQYLPKELITQPKRGFEVPLKNWVENDLKDNIFDTLGSSCYSQNFIDRNFIDKLLSRALDVSDEKRAKMLWTLYTLEIFKANQ from the coding sequence ATGTGCGGAATAGCAGGAACAATAAACTTAAACAATCCAAACCTTGAACTGATTAAAAACTCATTACTTCATCGAGGACCAGATGAGCAAGCTATTCATAAACATAAAAATATTAACTTAATTCATACACGACTTTCAATTCAAGATATATCAAATGGTCACCAACCATTTGAGTACAAAGAATATGTCATAGTCTTTAATGGTGAGATATATAATCATTTGGATTTACGACAAGAATATTTAAGAGATTTTTCATTTACTACAAACTCTGATACAGAAACATTGCTTTATCTTTATATCAAATATCAAAATAAGATGTTTGATATGCTTGATGGTATGTTTGCTTTTGCGATACTTAATAAGAGTTCTAATAAAATAATTTTTAGTAGAGATAGAGCGGGGAAGAAACCATTATATGTTTATAAAGATTCCGATAGTTTAATGTTCGCTAGTGAGCTGAATACTATCAAAGCTGGAATTACAAATCTTAATATAGATGAAGATGAAATATATTCATATATAAGAAATGGGTTTTTCTTTAAAAGTAAGACTCCATATAAAAATGTTTTTGAAGTAGAAGCTGGATTAGTTTACGAGATTGATTGCCAAAGTTTAGATATAAAAAAAGAAAACTATTTTGATATATTGGATTTTTACAAAAAAGATAAAGTTAATGATTATGAGCATGCTAAAGAAACTCTTGATGAGATCCTACATAAAAGTGTAAAAGATAGATTACTATCATCTGACCTGGAAGTTGGAGCATTTCTAAGTGGTGGTATTGACAGTTCCTTGATAGTTGCAGTAGCAAGTGAATATATACAAAATCTTAAAACATTTACAGTGAAATTTGATGGTGCTTTTGATGAATCGCATCTAGCAAAACTTACAGCTAAGAAATACAATACTCAACATTATGAGTTGAGTATAAGCATGAACTTAAAAGATGACATAGAGAAAATATTATTGAACTATGGTGAGCCTTTTATGGACAGTAGTGCTATACCTAGCTACTATGTAAGCCAAGAGGCCAAAAAATATGTTACAGTTATACTAAACGGTGATGGTGCAGATGAGCTCTTTGGAGGTTATCGTAGATATGTACCAAGTGCAAACAATTTACTTAGTGTGGCTTCATATTTTTCATCACTAACAAAGTTGCTACCAAAACCTCACAATAAGAAGTCTATTTATAATTATGCTTATAGATTGCTAGCAATGTCTGGTAAAAAAGGCTTGGACTTTTATAATAGTGCTACTAATGATATATTTGAAGATATATACAGCTTTGAAAATAATCATACATTTTCTGAAATGAATAGTTTTATAAACAGTGTAGAAAATGAGAATATTTCAAGTTTATCTAAAATGTTATATATGGATTTTAATCTTATTTTACAAAGTGATCTCTTGAAAAAGATGGATATTGCCACTATGGCTCATTCATTAGAAGGTAGAAGCCCATTTTTAAGTAAGTATATGCTGGAGTTTGTACCAACATTATCTGATAAGTATAAGATTAATGGAAAAACTACAAAATATATCTTGAGGGATTTAGCTAAACAATATCTACCAAAAGAGCTTATAACGCAGCCAAAAAGAGGGTTTGAAGTACCATTAAAGAATTGGGTAGAAAATGATTTAAAAGATAATATATTTGATACTTTAGGAAGTAGCTGTTATAGTCAAAATTTTATTGATAGGAATTTTATTGATAAACTACTAAGTAGAGCGTTGGATGTTTCGGATGAGAAAAGAGCTAAAATGCTCTGGACACTCTATACTTTAGAAATTTTCAAGGCAAATCAGTAA
- a CDS encoding GtrA family protein, with product MKHLFKFLFIGGINTVFFYLTYALFIFIGFHYTVAVTIAAVIAMFFSFKTFGKFVFKSNDNKLITKFILVTLINYLLNIIIIFFFKKFGYNSYLAGLFATIIVACNSFVLNKYYVFKKVN from the coding sequence TTGAAACATTTATTTAAATTTTTATTTATAGGTGGAATAAATACGGTATTTTTTTATTTGACGTATGCTCTATTCATCTTTATAGGCTTTCATTATACTGTTGCAGTGACAATTGCAGCAGTTATAGCAATGTTCTTTAGTTTTAAAACATTCGGTAAGTTTGTATTTAAAAGTAATGACAACAAGTTAATAACAAAATTTATCTTAGTCACGCTAATCAATTATTTACTAAATATAATAATAATTTTCTTCTTTAAAAAGTTTGGATATAACAGTTATCTAGCTGGATTATTCGCTACCATAATAGTGGCTTGCAATTCATTTGTATTAAATAAGTATTACGTTTTTAAGAAAGTGAATTAA
- a CDS encoding class I SAM-dependent methyltransferase, giving the protein MEVRIDRDTLLELTDATKERNIYTHPLFLARDIFWQRLEYAFKYLKKYTKPTDKILDFGGGSGVFCKTLASYYDDVSIIDLDVDEAKNIISHYDINNVTLINEDINKYKMDGKYDVIIATDVLEHFYDLEAPINFFNKFLKKDGILLVTLPTENWVYELGRKIVNKQKPEDHYHSSNHVINFLKKSNFKEIEKRFIPKYIVPIPLFEVAIFTFEEL; this is encoded by the coding sequence ATGGAAGTAAGAATTGACAGAGATACTTTATTGGAATTAACAGATGCAACAAAAGAGAGAAATATATACACGCATCCACTATTTTTAGCGAGAGATATCTTTTGGCAAAGATTAGAATATGCATTTAAGTATTTAAAAAAATATACCAAACCTACTGATAAAATTTTAGATTTTGGTGGAGGAAGTGGAGTGTTCTGTAAAACATTAGCATCTTATTATGATGATGTGTCAATAATAGATTTAGATGTAGATGAAGCAAAAAATATTATTTCTCATTACGATATTAATAATGTAACTTTGATAAATGAAGATATAAACAAATATAAAATGGATGGAAAGTATGATGTTATTATCGCTACAGATGTATTAGAACATTTTTATGATTTAGAAGCACCTATAAACTTTTTTAATAAATTTTTAAAAAAAGATGGTATTTTATTGGTTACTCTTCCTACTGAAAATTGGGTTTATGAGCTAGGAAGAAAAATAGTAAATAAACAAAAACCTGAAGACCATTACCATAGTTCAAATCATGTAATAAACTTTTTGAAGAAAAGTAATTTTAAAGAAATAGAAAAAAGATTTATACCAAAGTATATTGTGCCAATACCATTATTTGAAGTAGCAATATTTACGTTTGAAGAATTGTAA
- a CDS encoding ArnT family glycosyltransferase: protein MLPLNKNYIALVSILAYVVYIIVNFIYFSIGTVFGDETRFIAEAITLSESGEFWNYKDRAWEMPLTAVIYSIFYSLFENERNLIIFVRLFQPLLLVLQAFLLYKISLKIFDNKLSALIAFTITLFYPFFIFYQGLLLSETFFNTVLIVSFYFIYRWYEDDFKIDTSFLLANIFLLLSIYIKGTLSILPPLLLTVFFVVNKLELKSAIKVFLYSTLIYIFLMTPWWIRNYMIFDQFVPFTTSSGKVLYLGNNPANKYGGCDMAVDVDRKEFTSIGTIDDELERNKLFKYKAIEFIKNNPDRFFELMLLKFKRFYNIIPNADKYKQGYFKWITLVSYGSIFTLFLVSIVIHAKYYKRLTAIYILFIYFTLLHMVFIASLRYRLPLEPFMILLSSNVIAIIYRRIYGSKN, encoded by the coding sequence ATGTTACCTTTAAATAAAAACTATATTGCACTTGTATCTATTTTAGCTTATGTTGTATATATAATTGTTAACTTTATATACTTTTCGATAGGAACAGTTTTTGGAGATGAAACAAGATTCATTGCTGAAGCAATTACTTTAAGTGAGAGTGGTGAATTTTGGAATTACAAAGATAGAGCATGGGAGATGCCTCTTACAGCGGTAATATATTCTATATTCTATTCATTATTTGAAAATGAAAGAAATTTAATAATTTTTGTAAGGCTATTTCAGCCATTATTACTTGTACTACAAGCTTTTTTATTATATAAAATATCTTTAAAAATATTTGATAATAAGTTAAGTGCATTAATAGCTTTCACAATAACATTATTCTATCCATTTTTTATATTTTACCAAGGTCTTTTACTAAGTGAAACATTTTTTAATACAGTTTTGATCGTATCATTTTATTTTATCTATAGATGGTATGAAGATGATTTTAAAATAGATACGAGTTTTTTACTTGCAAATATATTTTTACTACTATCAATATATATTAAAGGAACATTGTCAATACTCCCTCCACTGTTATTGACTGTATTTTTTGTAGTTAATAAATTAGAATTAAAATCTGCTATAAAAGTTTTTTTATATTCTACACTAATATATATTTTTTTAATGACTCCTTGGTGGATAAGAAACTATATGATTTTTGATCAATTTGTTCCATTCACTACAAGTAGTGGAAAGGTATTATATTTGGGTAATAATCCAGCTAACAAGTATGGAGGATGTGATATGGCAGTAGATGTGGATAGAAAGGAGTTTACATCTATTGGTACTATTGATGATGAATTAGAAAGGAATAAATTATTTAAGTATAAAGCAATAGAATTTATCAAAAATAACCCAGATCGGTTTTTTGAATTAATGCTACTAAAGTTTAAAAGGTTTTATAATATAATCCCTAATGCGGATAAATACAAACAAGGGTACTTTAAATGGATTACACTTGTTAGTTATGGTAGCATATTTACGCTATTTTTAGTCTCTATTGTTATTCATGCTAAATATTATAAAAGACTTACTGCAATATATATTTTATTCATATATTTTACTCTTTTACATATGGTATTTATAGCCTCATTGAGATATAGATTACCACTTGAGCCATTTATGATATTACTATCAAGTAACGTTATAGCAATTATATATAGGAGGATTTATGGAAGTAAGAATTGA
- a CDS encoding class I SAM-dependent methyltransferase gives MVNNKQEYIKMNNVESKHWWYKSLHKLVLSTIRDQFYFSNISILDAGCGTGGLLHFLSRDKNYSLEGFDISEEAISIAKSKDLKVEYMDLKKYKYTNKLYDVIISNDTMYFFTLEEQTLILNEFYKSLKHNGIIILNLPSLDIFSGSHDEAVGITKRFNEKMVSSMVDSSKYRIIKKIYWPFLLSPIIFLVRYMQRLQLKSKKNIEIKSDIDMPSSIVNNILYKIVSFENKFFKKKPFGSSLFLVLKKDVK, from the coding sequence ATGGTAAATAATAAACAAGAATATATTAAAATGAATAATGTTGAAAGTAAACATTGGTGGTATAAATCTTTGCACAAATTAGTTTTATCTACAATTAGAGATCAATTTTATTTCTCAAATATATCAATACTTGATGCTGGATGTGGTACAGGAGGTCTTTTACACTTTCTTAGCAGAGATAAGAACTATTCATTAGAAGGTTTTGATATTTCCGAAGAAGCTATTTCAATAGCAAAATCTAAAGATTTAAAAGTAGAATATATGGATTTAAAAAAATATAAATATACTAATAAATTATATGACGTAATAATTTCAAATGATACAATGTATTTTTTTACTCTTGAAGAACAAACATTAATTTTAAATGAATTTTATAAATCTTTAAAGCATAATGGCATTATTATACTAAATTTACCATCACTTGACATATTTAGTGGCAGTCACGATGAAGCTGTTGGCATCACAAAGAGATTTAATGAGAAAATGGTGTCAAGCATGGTTGATAGTTCCAAGTATAGAATTATTAAAAAGATATATTGGCCATTTTTGTTATCTCCAATTATTTTTTTAGTTAGGTATATGCAAAGGTTACAATTAAAGTCTAAAAAAAATATTGAAATTAAATCTGATATAGATATGCCTTCTTCCATTGTAAATAATATATTATACAAAATAGTTTCATTTGAAAATAAATTTTTTAAGAAAAAGCCTTTTGGAAGTAGTTTATTTTTAGTTTTAAAAAAAGATGTTAAATGA
- a CDS encoding GtrA family protein, whose amino-acid sequence MFIKKFLTFNIIGVFNTSVAYLIYSIFIYLGSHYIIALLIDYVVGIFLGLMLNKRYTFNVNGRIGHKIIIKAIISNVFIFLINVAILYLLIDVFENNAYLSQLFTLIVIAISSFLFYKYYIFKVCENGK is encoded by the coding sequence ATATTTATAAAAAAGTTTTTAACTTTTAATATCATTGGTGTTTTTAATACTTCAGTTGCATATTTGATCTATTCTATATTTATATACCTTGGTAGCCATTATATTATTGCTTTGTTAATTGATTATGTTGTAGGTATATTTTTAGGCTTAATGCTAAATAAGAGATATACATTTAATGTAAATGGCAGAATAGGACATAAAATTATAATCAAAGCAATTATTTCAAATGTATTTATTTTTTTAATAAATGTAGCTATTTTGTATTTATTAATAGATGTTTTTGAAAACAATGCTTATCTATCACAACTATTTACTCTAATAGTTATTGCAATTAGTTCTTTCTTATTTTATAAATACTATATATTTAAAGTGTGTGAAAATGGTAAATAA
- a CDS encoding glycosyltransferase family 2 protein — protein sequence MIDKMKISICIPVYNGAATIALLVEEVKEKLNEYELEIILINDGSKDNSEDVCVDISKKYDFVKFIALRKNFGEHNAVLCGLNYITGDYCVIIDDDFQNPPSEIIALIEESKKGYDVVYSKYEEKKHHWFRNLGSKFNDSVATWLLNKPKGLYLSSFKLIKKEVVDEIIKYKGPFPYIDGLILRVTDNIGVRTVEHSKREEGESNYTLSKLISLWLNMFVNFSIKPLRIATVVGVTISLCSFILGIVFIIEKLIHPDTSMGWTSLMVSILFLSGIQLVFLGIIGEYLGKQYLDQNGTPSAVVKKEYL from the coding sequence ATGATAGATAAAATGAAAATTTCTATTTGCATACCTGTATATAATGGTGCAGCAACAATTGCACTATTAGTTGAAGAAGTAAAAGAAAAGCTTAATGAGTATGAACTTGAAATTATTCTAATTAATGATGGCAGTAAAGACAATAGTGAAGATGTTTGCGTAGATATTTCAAAAAAATATGATTTTGTAAAGTTTATTGCACTGAGGAAAAATTTTGGTGAGCATAATGCTGTATTGTGTGGATTAAATTATATTACTGGCGATTATTGTGTAATTATTGATGATGACTTTCAAAATCCACCATCAGAAATAATAGCTTTAATTGAAGAATCTAAAAAGGGCTATGATGTAGTTTATTCGAAGTATGAAGAAAAAAAACATCATTGGTTTAGAAATTTAGGTAGTAAATTTAATGACTCTGTTGCAACTTGGTTATTAAATAAACCTAAAGGTTTATATCTTTCTAGCTTTAAGTTAATAAAAAAAGAAGTTGTTGATGAGATTATAAAATATAAAGGACCATTTCCATATATAGATGGTCTTATTTTGAGAGTTACTGATAATATTGGAGTTAGAACTGTAGAACACAGTAAAAGAGAAGAGGGTGAGTCAAACTATACACTTAGTAAATTGATATCTTTATGGCTTAACATGTTTGTAAATTTTTCTATAAAGCCATTAAGAATTGCAACAGTAGTCGGTGTAACAATTTCGCTTTGTAGTTTTATTTTAGGAATTGTTTTTATTATTGAAAAATTAATACATCCAGACACTTCAATGGGGTGGACATCTTTGATGGTGTCTATCCTTTTCTTATCTGGTATACAGCTTGTATTTTTGGGAATAATAGGGGAGTACCTTGGAAAACAATATTTAGATCAAAATGGGACACCATCTGCTGTAGTTAAAAAGGAATATTTATAA
- a CDS encoding DegT/DnrJ/EryC1/StrS family aminotransferase has protein sequence MIEYENLKKLNQPFFEEYKSRFDDVLESGWYILGKDVEKFEENFSKFNSSKYTIGVASGLDALVLSLKAFNFEKNDEVIVPSNTYIATILSIIHNGLKPVLVEPNIQTYNIDPKKIVEKITNKTKAIMVVHLYGQPCDMKPILEIANKYNLKIIEDCAQAHGAEYFGQKVGTFGIGAFSFYPTKNLGALGDGGAVTTNDDIIKDTIMKLRNYGSSEKYHNELVGYNSRLDEMQACFLDVKLKYLDDITNHKRNLAKIYMENLDDRFVKPIEKEGYKNVYHIFAIRYERRDKLKEYLLQNNIKTEIHYPVAPHKQEAMKNIITDNFPISQEIHETILSLPISYYHTENDIKRVVEVINNYDR, from the coding sequence ATGATAGAATATGAAAATCTTAAAAAATTAAATCAGCCTTTTTTTGAAGAATATAAGAGTAGATTTGATGATGTGCTAGAAAGTGGTTGGTATATACTAGGAAAAGATGTTGAGAAATTTGAAGAGAATTTTTCAAAGTTTAATAGTTCAAAATATACTATTGGTGTTGCATCTGGGTTAGATGCTTTAGTTTTATCATTAAAAGCTTTTAATTTTGAAAAAAATGATGAAGTAATTGTTCCTTCTAATACCTATATAGCGACAATATTGTCAATTATTCACAATGGATTAAAGCCCGTTTTGGTTGAGCCAAATATTCAAACATATAATATAGATCCAAAAAAAATAGTAGAAAAAATTACTAATAAAACAAAAGCGATCATGGTAGTTCATCTTTATGGACAACCTTGTGATATGAAACCAATTTTAGAAATAGCAAATAAGTATAACTTAAAAATAATAGAAGATTGTGCACAAGCACATGGTGCTGAATATTTTGGACAGAAGGTTGGTACATTTGGAATAGGAGCATTTAGTTTTTACCCTACTAAGAATCTTGGAGCATTAGGAGATGGTGGGGCAGTAACAACAAATGATGATATTATTAAAGATACGATTATGAAATTAAGAAATTATGGAAGTAGTGAAAAATATCATAATGAACTAGTTGGTTATAATTCAAGACTTGATGAAATGCAGGCATGTTTTTTAGATGTAAAGTTAAAATATTTAGATGATATTACAAATCATAAAAGAAATCTTGCGAAGATTTATATGGAAAATTTGGATGATAGATTTGTTAAACCTATTGAAAAAGAAGGATATAAAAATGTATATCATATTTTTGCAATTAGGTATGAAAGAAGAGATAAGTTAAAAGAATATTTACTTCAAAATAATATTAAGACTGAGATACATTACCCAGTAGCTCCACACAAACAAGAAGCCATGAAAAATATTATTACAGATAACTTTCCAATTTCACAAGAGATACACGAAACTATATTATCATTACCAATTTCATATTATCATACAGAAAATGATATCAAAAGAGTTGTAGAGGTAATAAATAATTATGATAGATAA
- a CDS encoding glycosyltransferase family 2 protein: MNEKIAVLVPCYNEELTVAKVIEDFRKELPEAIIYVYDNNSTDKTYEIARQNGAVVKKEFRQGKGNVIRSMFRDIDADIYIMIDGDDTYPAEFVHDLIKPIIDKEADIVIGDRHSNGTYKDENKRALHNFGNHLVKYLINKLFRSNLNDIMSGYRIFSKKFVKTMPINSGGFEIETEMTLHTLDKKFLIKEIPIEYRDRPEGSFSKLNTFSDGMRVLKTILWVFKDYRPLAFFSILALFIFILALLTGAPVIIEFMNTGLINKIPSAILSTGLMMISVISLFTGFILDTIVKQHRESYELYINKIINNL; the protein is encoded by the coding sequence ATGAATGAAAAGATAGCGGTATTAGTTCCATGTTACAATGAAGAATTAACTGTAGCTAAAGTAATAGAAGATTTTAGAAAAGAATTGCCAGAAGCTATTATATATGTATATGATAATAATTCAACAGATAAAACTTACGAAATAGCAAGACAAAATGGTGCAGTTGTAAAAAAAGAGTTTAGACAGGGAAAGGGTAATGTAATAAGAAGTATGTTTAGGGATATAGATGCTGATATTTACATAATGATTGATGGGGATGATACATATCCAGCTGAATTTGTACATGATTTAATCAAACCTATCATAGATAAAGAAGCAGACATAGTAATCGGTGATAGACATTCTAATGGAACATATAAAGATGAAAATAAAAGGGCATTACATAATTTTGGTAATCATTTAGTCAAGTATTTAATTAACAAACTGTTTAGATCAAATTTAAATGACATAATGAGTGGATATAGAATATTTAGTAAAAAATTTGTAAAAACAATGCCTATCAATAGTGGTGGTTTTGAAATAGAAACAGAAATGACACTCCATACTCTAGACAAAAAATTTCTTATAAAAGAGATACCTATTGAATATCGAGATAGACCAGAAGGAAGTTTTTCTAAATTAAATACATTTAGTGATGGTATGAGAGTACTAAAGACAATACTTTGGGTATTTAAAGATTACAGACCATTAGCATTTTTTTCAATTTTAGCATTATTTATTTTTATATTGGCATTACTTACTGGAGCACCTGTTATTATAGAGTTTATGAATACCGGATTGATAAATAAAATACCTTCAGCAATTTTATCTACGGGTTTGATGATGATATCTGTAATTTCACTTTTTACAGGTTTTATATTAGATACTATTGTAAAGCAACATCGAGAGAGTTATGAATTGTATATAAATAAAATAATAAATAATTTATAG